A genome region from Rhodanobacter thiooxydans includes the following:
- a CDS encoding rubrerythrin family protein gives MSNLKGSRTEQNLKDAFAGESMANRRYLYFAAKADVEGYNDVSAVFRSTAEGETGHAHGHLEYLEAVGDPATGLPFGGTQLNLKSAIAGETHEYTDMYPGMAKAARDEGFEEIADWFETLAKAERSHANRFTKALGDMA, from the coding sequence ATGAGCAACTTGAAAGGATCGCGCACCGAGCAGAACCTGAAAGACGCCTTTGCCGGCGAGTCGATGGCCAACCGCCGCTACCTGTACTTCGCCGCCAAGGCCGACGTCGAGGGCTACAACGACGTTTCCGCGGTGTTCCGCTCCACCGCCGAAGGCGAAACCGGCCACGCCCACGGCCACCTGGAATACCTCGAAGCGGTGGGCGACCCCGCCACCGGCCTGCCGTTCGGCGGCACCCAGCTGAACCTGAAGAGCGCCATCGCCGGCGAAACCCACGAGTACACCGACATGTACCCGGGCATGGCCAAGGCCGCGCGCGACGAAGGCTTCGAGGAAATTGCCGACTGGTTCGAGACGCTGGCCAAGGCCGAGCGCTCGCACGCGAACCGCTTCACCAAGGCACTGGGCGACATGGCCTGA